A genome region from Halorussus pelagicus includes the following:
- a CDS encoding ribosome biogenesis/translation initiation ATPase RLI — MADDSIAVVDLERCQPDRCGYECKNYCPPNRTGKECITLRGDDADEGDPDQVHISEEICLGETCGICVEKCPFDAIEIINLPQELEDEPVHRYGENAFSLYGLPVPLEGQVTGILGPNGIGKTTAVKILAGELAPNLGQHADPPGWDAVLDAYRGTELQDYLADVRDGEVSVARKPQYVDKIPDRFSGPTSELLEKTDERGVLDDLLERLDIEHVLDQDIDSLSGGELQRVALVACLARDVDFYFIDEITPYLDISQRVKAARLIQEMAEEHGKSMLVVEHDLAILDLVADNLHVAYGEPGAYGVITSPKSVRNGINEYLKGYLQNENMRIRPNAIEFEEHAPRQVTRADTLVEYPDISKSYGEGEFALDVEGGTIRENEVLGIVGPNGIGKSTFAQLLAGRLEPDEGEADFDLDIAYKPQYIEIDQPMRTDTFLRSITDRVGSSYWNTEIGQPLQLDRIMEQQLTDLSGGERQRVAIAACLSESADLYLLDEPSAYLDVEQRVRATNAIRRFAEQQDATVMVIDHDIYMIDLLADRLMVFDGEPAVQGRASEPKGMRDGMNDFLANLDITFRRDENVGRPRINKPGSQLDREQKKEGEYYYAP; from the coding sequence ATGGCGGACGACAGTATCGCGGTCGTGGACTTAGAGCGGTGTCAACCGGACCGGTGCGGGTACGAGTGTAAGAACTACTGCCCGCCCAACCGGACCGGCAAGGAGTGTATCACGCTCCGGGGCGACGACGCCGACGAGGGCGACCCAGACCAAGTACACATCAGCGAGGAGATTTGCCTCGGCGAGACCTGCGGCATCTGCGTCGAGAAGTGTCCGTTCGACGCCATCGAGATAATCAATCTCCCCCAAGAGCTGGAGGACGAACCAGTCCACCGCTACGGCGAGAACGCCTTCTCGCTGTACGGTCTGCCGGTTCCGCTTGAGGGGCAGGTCACAGGAATCCTCGGGCCGAACGGCATCGGGAAGACCACCGCGGTCAAGATTCTGGCGGGCGAACTCGCGCCGAACCTCGGCCAGCACGCCGACCCGCCGGGATGGGACGCGGTGCTGGACGCCTATCGCGGGACGGAGTTGCAGGACTACCTCGCGGACGTGCGCGACGGCGAGGTCAGCGTCGCGCGCAAGCCCCAGTATGTCGATAAGATTCCGGACCGATTCAGCGGTCCGACCTCGGAACTACTGGAGAAGACCGACGAGCGGGGCGTCTTGGACGACCTACTCGAACGACTCGACATCGAACACGTCCTCGACCAAGACATCGACAGCCTCTCGGGCGGCGAACTCCAGCGAGTCGCGCTGGTGGCGTGTCTCGCCCGCGACGTTGACTTCTACTTCATCGACGAGATTACGCCGTATCTCGACATCAGCCAGCGCGTGAAGGCCGCGCGCCTGATTCAGGAGATGGCCGAGGAACACGGCAAGTCGATGCTGGTGGTCGAACACGACCTCGCAATTCTGGACCTCGTGGCGGACAACCTCCACGTCGCGTACGGTGAACCCGGCGCGTACGGTGTCATCACCTCGCCCAAGTCGGTCCGGAACGGCATCAACGAGTACCTGAAAGGGTATCTCCAGAACGAGAACATGCGCATCCGGCCCAACGCCATCGAGTTCGAGGAACACGCGCCGCGGCAGGTGACGCGGGCCGACACGCTGGTCGAGTATCCCGATATCTCGAAGTCCTACGGCGAGGGCGAGTTCGCTCTCGACGTGGAGGGCGGCACGATTCGGGAGAACGAAGTGCTGGGCATCGTCGGCCCGAACGGCATCGGGAAATCGACGTTCGCCCAACTGCTGGCGGGCCGCCTCGAACCCGACGAGGGCGAGGCCGACTTCGATCTGGACATCGCCTACAAGCCCCAGTACATCGAAATCGACCAGCCGATGCGGACCGACACGTTCCTGCGGTCGATTACCGACCGCGTGGGGTCGTCGTACTGGAACACCGAAATCGGCCAACCGCTCCAACTCGACCGCATCATGGAGCAACAACTCACCGACCTCTCGGGCGGCGAGCGCCAGCGAGTCGCCATCGCGGCCTGCCTCTCGGAGTCGGCGGACCTCTACCTGCTGGACGAACCGTCGGCGTACCTCGACGTGGAACAGCGCGTCCGCGCGACCAACGCCATCCGCCGGTTCGCCGAACAGCAGGACGCGACGGTCATGGTCATCGACCACGACATCTACATGATCGACCTGCTGGCCGACCGCCTGATGGTGTTCGACGGCGAACCCGCGGTTCAGGGTCGCGCCAGCGAACCCAAGGGGATGCGCGACGGGATGAACGACTTCCTCGCCAACCTCGACATCACCTTCCGGCGCGACGAGAACGTCGGCCGACCCCGCATCAACAAGCCGGGGAGCCAACTCGACCGCGAGCAAAAGAAGGAAGGCGAATACTACTACGCGCCCTGA
- a CDS encoding EMC6-like membrane protein: MATEQVSERRSSHVRGVTVTAIATLAGVAAALVSAAFLGTAAKDQLGLAIVAGFVFVQLPVLQVMGIDVEDFSTKDHLYVLFMTFSMWFVTWTILLTNGVTF; encoded by the coding sequence ATGGCGACCGAACAGGTATCCGAGCGGCGGTCTTCCCACGTCCGGGGCGTGACGGTGACGGCAATCGCCACGCTTGCGGGCGTCGCGGCGGCGTTAGTCTCCGCGGCGTTTCTCGGGACCGCGGCGAAAGACCAATTAGGGCTGGCCATCGTGGCCGGATTCGTCTTCGTCCAGTTGCCGGTCCTACAAGTGATGGGCATCGACGTGGAGGACTTCTCCACGAAAGACCACCTCTACGTGCTGTTCATGACGTTCTCGATGTGGTTCGTGACGTGGACGATTCTGCTGACGAACGGAGTCACCTTCTAA
- a CDS encoding helix-turn-helix transcriptional regulator, protein MATQSELEDIDDLPPSAKLVFKVLEYKGALTQKEIVEESMLSARTVRYALERLEELEVVQEDVYFADARQNLYEIDVSCDTSADCTDAQNCAD, encoded by the coding sequence ATGGCAACTCAGTCCGAGTTAGAGGACATTGACGACCTGCCGCCGAGCGCGAAGTTGGTCTTCAAAGTGCTCGAATACAAGGGTGCGCTCACTCAGAAAGAGATAGTCGAGGAATCGATGTTGTCGGCCCGCACGGTCCGATACGCCCTCGAACGACTCGAAGAGCTAGAGGTGGTCCAAGAGGACGTGTACTTCGCCGACGCCCGCCAGAACCTCTACGAAATCGACGTATCGTGTGACACGTCGGCCGACTGCACCGACGCTCAGAACTGCGCCGATTGA
- a CDS encoding TrmB family transcriptional regulator, giving the protein MSAHEAVEALRELGLSNYEAQVFVALQRLGTGSAQAVSRVSDVPRSQVYGAADDLASRGLVEVVESSPKEYRPVSLAAAREQLREAVERQHERAFRNLEAVRNEHADRGDEREVATLHGLHAIHERVTNLVENSIERVILVAGSDGLLPETVEESLRERAIAGVSVVVVTEDEAVAERFADAPVRVVVATREQTGGFTGRTLLVDDATVLLSVRTDDDPEPFEETALWTADTRIGDILAAYVHAGMQSGFEEE; this is encoded by the coding sequence ATGAGCGCACACGAGGCGGTCGAGGCCTTACGGGAACTGGGCCTGTCGAATTACGAGGCGCAGGTGTTCGTCGCGCTCCAGCGACTCGGCACCGGGAGCGCCCAAGCGGTCAGTCGGGTCTCGGACGTGCCGCGGTCGCAGGTGTACGGCGCGGCCGACGACTTGGCGAGTCGTGGACTCGTGGAGGTCGTCGAGTCCTCGCCCAAGGAGTACCGGCCGGTGAGTCTCGCGGCCGCCCGCGAGCAGTTGCGCGAGGCCGTCGAGCGCCAGCACGAACGGGCCTTCCGAAATCTCGAAGCGGTCCGGAACGAACACGCCGACCGCGGCGACGAGCGCGAGGTGGCGACGCTCCACGGTCTCCACGCGATTCACGAGCGCGTCACGAACCTCGTCGAAAACTCCATCGAGCGCGTGATTCTGGTCGCGGGGAGCGACGGCCTGCTCCCGGAGACCGTCGAGGAGTCGCTCCGAGAGCGCGCCATAGCGGGCGTTTCGGTCGTCGTCGTCACCGAGGACGAGGCGGTCGCCGAGCGGTTCGCCGACGCGCCGGTTCGGGTCGTGGTCGCCACCCGCGAGCAGACCGGCGGGTTCACCGGGCGGACGCTACTGGTAGACGACGCGACGGTGTTGCTGTCGGTCCGGACCGACGACGACCCGGAACCGTTCGAGGAGACCGCGCTCTGGACCGCCGACACCCGAATCGGCGACATCTTGGCGGCGTACGTCCACGCGGGGATGCAGTCGGGGTTCGAAGAGGAGTAA